A portion of the Myripristis murdjan chromosome 13, fMyrMur1.1, whole genome shotgun sequence genome contains these proteins:
- the masp1 gene encoding mannan-binding lectin serine protease 1, with product MMRIFLLLSLVLAAVDAQLISLNAMYGSLQSPNFPEPYPRETELRWNISVPDGFQVQLYFSHFELEPSYLCEYDYVKVEAEGEVLALFCGSEDTDTEEVPSQQVISSPRSSLSLLFSSDFSNEERYAGFVAHYSAVDVDECRDRSDEDLLCDHFCHNYIGGYYCSCRYGYLLHSDNRTCRVECSDSVFRERSGVLSSADYPAAYPKSSDCVYRIEVEPGFKLRLEFDPSFDVEDHPDVSCPYDYVKVQAGSRSFGPFCGDKSPGVIQTDSNLVQVFFHSDNSGENLGWRLTYTSVGSRCPVPESPENSLLNPVQSEYSFKEHILVTCKPGYRLLKDGEYLDHFQIDCQSDGSWSSRLPQCQKVDCGSPKVVAMGDTVFGSHDNSTLFGATVQYVCKDDAFQLHPNINSSYSCGQTGEWTNSELGAAVPSCLPACGQPSQPLPGQVKRIVGGRSAEPGLFPWQVLLSVEDLTRVPEDRWFGSGALLSGSWVLTAAHVLRSQRRDSSVVPVAPEHIKVFLGLHDARDKRRATNRSVEKVLLHPEFQPRNYNNDIALVKLSEGVELNQVIRPVCLPPPQSKDSLPTPLPNSLGVVAGWGISNPNTSSSSSSGDPSTLTSDPAAAADPGMTSDLLQYVKLPVVPQDECQASYASRSLDYNITDNMFCAGFYEGGRDTCLGDSGGAFVMEDGASRRWAVFGLVSWGGPEDCGSQRVYGVYTRVANYVEWIQSQLDTAPWW from the exons ATGATGAG gattttcctcctcctctcattggtCCTTGCTGCGGTCGACGCCCAGCTGATCTCTCTGAACGCCATGTACGGGAGCCTGCAGTCGCCAAACTTCCCGGAGCCGTACCCGAGAGAGACGGAGCTGCGCTGGAACATCAGCGTGCCCGACGGCTTCCAGGTCCAACTCTACTTCAGCCACTTCGAGCTGGAGCCCTCCTACCTCTGTGAGTACGACTACGTCAAG GTGGAGGCGGAGGGCGAGGTGCTGGCCTTGTTCTGCGGCAGCGAGGACACGGACACGGAGGAGGTGCCCAGCCAGCAGGTCATCTCCTCGCCCAGGAGCTCCCTcagcctcctcttctcctccgaCTTCTCCAACGAGGAGCGCTACGCCGGCTTCGTGGCTCACTACAGCGCCGTGG atgtGGACGAGTGCAGAGATAGGAGTGATGAGGATTTACTCTGCGATCATTTCTGTCATAACTACATCGGTGGATACTACTGCTCCTGTCGCTATGGTTACCTGCTGCACTCTGACAACCGCACCTGCCGAG tggagtGCAGTGACAGTGTGTTTCGCGAGCGCTCAGGTGTGCTGAGCAGTGCCGACTATCCTGCTGCGTATCCCAAGAGCTCCGACTGTGTTTATCGCATTGAGGTGGAGCCCGGCTTCAAGCTCCGCCTCGAGTTCGACCCCAGCTTCGACGTGGAGGATCACCCCGACGTCAGCTGTCCCTACGACTACGTcaag gtCCAGGCCGGCAGCCGCAGCTTCGGGCCGTTCTGTGGCGATAAATCTCCAGGTGTGATCCAGACCGACAGCAACCTGGTCCAGGTGTTCTTCCACAGCGACAACTCAGGAGAAAACCTGGGCTGGAGGCTCACATACACATCTGTAG GAAGTCGGTGTCCGGTCCCAGAGAGCCCAGAGAACTCCCTGCTGAACCCCGTCCAATCAGAGTACTCCTTTAAAGAGCACATCCTGGTTACCTGCAAGCCCGGATACAGACTGCTGAAG gatggAGAGTATTTGGACCACTTCCAGATCGACTGTCAGAGCGACGGCTCGTGGAGCAGCCGTCTCCCACAGTGTCAAA AGGTGGATTGTGGGAGCCCCAAGGTGGTTGCCATGGGCGACACGGTGTTCGGTAGTCATGACAACAGCACACTGTTTGGCGCTACTGTCCAGTACGTCTGCAAGGACGACGCCTTCCAGCTGCACCCCAACATCAACA gctccTACAGCTGTGGGCAGACGGGGGAGTGGACCAACTCAGAACTAGGAGCTGCAGTCCCCAGCTGCCTCCCAG cGTGCGGCCAGCCCTCTCAGCCTCTGCCCGGCCAGGTGAAGCGCATCGTGGGCGGTCGCAGCGCCGAGCCCGGCCTGTTCCCCTGGCAGGTCCTGCTCAGCGTGGAGGATCTGACCCGGGTCCCTGAGGACCGCTGGTTCGGCTCCGGGGCCCTGCTGTCCGGCTCCTGGGTTCTGACCGCGGCCCACGTCCTGCGGTCCCAGCGGAGGGACAGCAGCGTCGTCCCCGTGGCCCCCGAGCACATCAAG GTGTTCCTGGGTCTGCACGACGCCAGAGACAAGCGGCGCGCCACCAACCGCTCCGTGGAAAAGGTTCTGCTCCACCCGGAGTTTCAGCCGCGCAACTACAACAACGACATCGCCCTGGTGAAGCTGAGCGAGGGGGTGGAGCTTAACCAGGTCATCCGCCCCGTCTGCCTCCCGCCGCCACAGAGCAAG GACAGCCTCCCCACCCCCCTGCCCAACTCCCTGGGCGTGGTCGCCGGGTGGGGCATCTCCAACCccaacacctcctcctcctcctcctccggcgACCCCtccaccctgacctctgaccccgcgGCAGCCGCCGACCCGggcatgacctctgacctcctgcagTACGTCAAGCTGCCGGTGGTGCCGCAGGACGAGTGCCAGGCCAGCTACGCCTCGCGCTCCCTCGACTACAACATCACCGACAACATGTTCTGCGCCGGATTCTACGAGGGGGGGCGGGACACCTGCCTGGGGGACAGCGGGGGGGCGTTTGTGATGGAGGACGGGGCCAGCCGGCGGTGGGCGGTGTTCGGCTTGGTGTCGTGGGGCGGGCCGGAGGATTGCGGCAGCCAGAGGGTGTACGGCGTTTACACCAGGGTGGCCAACTATGTGGAGTGGATACAGAGTCAGCTGGAtactgccccctggtggtga